Proteins from a genomic interval of Streptomyces sp. Tu6071:
- a CDS encoding response regulator: MTRVLVVDDEPQIVRALVINLRARHYEVDAAADGAAALQLAAARHPDVVVLDLGLPDMDGVEVIRGLRGWTRVPILVLSARHSSDEKVEALDAGADDYVTKPFGMDELLARLRAAVRRAEPAGGEGEIVVETENFHVDLAAKKVRREGRDIRLTPTEWHLLEVLVRNAGRLVGQKQLLQEVWGPSYGTETNYLRVYMAQLRRKLEKDPAHPRHFLTEPGMGYRFEK, translated from the coding sequence ATGACCCGCGTGCTGGTGGTGGACGACGAGCCGCAGATCGTCCGCGCGCTCGTGATCAACCTCAGGGCGCGCCACTACGAGGTGGACGCCGCCGCCGACGGCGCCGCGGCCCTCCAGCTCGCGGCGGCCCGCCACCCCGACGTCGTCGTGCTCGACCTCGGGCTGCCCGACATGGACGGCGTCGAGGTGATCCGCGGGCTGCGCGGCTGGACCCGTGTGCCGATCCTCGTGCTCTCCGCGCGGCACAGCTCCGACGAGAAGGTCGAGGCGCTCGACGCGGGCGCGGACGACTACGTCACCAAGCCCTTCGGCATGGACGAACTGCTCGCCCGCCTCCGTGCCGCCGTGCGCCGCGCGGAGCCCGCCGGGGGAGAGGGCGAGATCGTCGTCGAGACGGAGAACTTCCACGTCGACCTCGCCGCGAAGAAGGTGCGGCGCGAGGGCCGCGACATCCGCCTCACGCCCACCGAGTGGCACCTCCTGGAGGTCCTGGTGCGCAACGCGGGACGCCTGGTGGGGCAGAAACAGCTGCTCCAGGAGGTGTGGGGCCCCTCGTACGGGACCGAGACGAACTACCTCCGCGTGTACATGGCACAGTTGCGGAGGAAACTGGAGAAGGACCCCGCCCATCCCCGGCACTTCCTCACCGAGCCGGGCATGGGGTACCGGTTCGAGAAGTGA
- a CDS encoding sensor histidine kinase: MARGKLRIYLGSAPGVGKTYAMLAEAHRRLERGTDVVVGYVEHHARPRTEVLLTGLEELPRAHHTHRDAAFTEMDVDAVLRRAPAVVLVDELAHTNVPGARNAKRWQDVEELLAAGIDVVSTVNIQHLESLGDVVESITGVTQRETVPDEVVRRADQIELVDMSPQALRRRLAHGNVYAPDKVDAALANYFRPGNLTALRELALLWTADRVDEYLQQYRGEHNIESTWQARERIVVGITGGPEGRTLIRRAARMAAKGSGSEILAVYIARSDGLTAASPKELAVQRTLVEDLGGTFHHVIGDDIPAALLDFAKGVNATQIVLGSSRRRSWQYALGPGVGMTVARESGPDLDVHIVTHEAAAKGRGLPVARGARLGRSRILTGWLVGVGGPVLLALVLRSLDEGPGLANDVLLFLFLTVGAALLGGLVPALASAAVGSLLLNFWFTPPTHTFTISDPSNIVAIVIFFSVAVAVASVVDLAARRTHQAARLRAESEILSFLAGDVLRGETTLDALLDRVRETFAMHSVALLEREGDREPWTPAGSVGPQPAARPEDADVDMPVGDHMALALSGRVLPAADRRVLAAFAAQSAVVLDRERLQRQARQARTLAEGNRIRTALLAAVSHDLRTPLAAIKAAVTSLRAEDVAWSEEDRDALQEAIENGADRLDHLVGNLLDMSRLQTGTVTPLIREIDLDEVVPMALGGLPPDALVDLDVPETLPMVAVDAGLLERAVGNVVENAVKYSPSRTPVLVAASTLGERVELRVVDRGPGVPDEAKDRIFEPFQRHGDAPRGSGVGLGLAVARGFTEALGGTLSAEDTPGGGLTMVLTLPVARRRPKENSAEAADEGSGPPEDRPGPVPPEDDPPRAARPQPSSPDRPDRKAARS, from the coding sequence ATGGCCCGCGGCAAACTCCGTATCTACCTCGGCTCCGCCCCCGGCGTCGGCAAGACGTACGCCATGCTCGCCGAGGCCCACCGCCGCCTGGAGCGCGGCACCGACGTCGTGGTCGGCTACGTCGAGCACCACGCCCGTCCCCGCACGGAAGTGCTGCTCACCGGGCTCGAAGAGCTGCCCCGCGCCCACCACACGCACCGTGACGCCGCCTTCACCGAGATGGACGTCGACGCGGTCCTGCGCCGCGCCCCCGCCGTCGTCCTCGTGGACGAACTCGCCCACACGAACGTCCCCGGCGCCCGCAACGCCAAGCGCTGGCAGGACGTCGAGGAACTGCTCGCCGCAGGGATCGACGTCGTCTCGACCGTCAACATCCAGCACCTCGAATCGCTCGGCGACGTCGTCGAGTCGATCACCGGCGTCACCCAGCGCGAGACCGTGCCCGACGAGGTCGTGCGCCGCGCGGACCAGATCGAGCTGGTCGACATGTCGCCCCAGGCGCTGCGCCGCCGCCTCGCGCACGGCAACGTCTACGCCCCCGACAAGGTCGACGCGGCCCTCGCCAACTACTTCCGCCCCGGCAACCTCACCGCGCTGCGCGAACTCGCCCTGCTGTGGACCGCCGACCGCGTCGACGAGTACCTCCAGCAGTACCGGGGCGAGCACAACATCGAGTCCACCTGGCAGGCCCGCGAACGCATCGTCGTCGGCATCACGGGCGGCCCCGAGGGACGCACCCTCATCCGCCGCGCCGCCCGCATGGCCGCCAAGGGCTCCGGCAGCGAGATCCTCGCCGTCTACATCGCCCGCAGCGACGGCCTCACCGCCGCGAGCCCCAAGGAGCTGGCCGTCCAGCGCACGCTCGTCGAGGACCTCGGCGGCACCTTCCACCACGTCATAGGCGACGACATACCGGCCGCGCTGCTCGACTTCGCGAAGGGCGTCAACGCCACGCAGATCGTCCTCGGCTCCTCGCGCCGCCGCAGCTGGCAGTACGCCCTCGGGCCCGGCGTCGGCATGACGGTCGCCCGCGAGTCGGGCCCCGACCTGGACGTCCACATCGTCACGCACGAGGCGGCGGCGAAGGGCCGCGGCCTGCCCGTGGCGCGCGGCGCCCGCCTCGGCCGCTCCCGCATCCTCACCGGCTGGCTCGTCGGCGTCGGCGGGCCCGTCCTCCTCGCCCTCGTGCTGCGCTCGCTCGACGAGGGCCCCGGCCTCGCCAACGACGTCCTGCTCTTCCTCTTCCTCACCGTGGGCGCCGCCCTCCTCGGCGGCCTCGTCCCCGCGCTCGCCTCGGCCGCCGTCGGCTCCCTGCTGCTGAACTTCTGGTTCACGCCGCCGACGCACACGTTCACCATCAGTGACCCTTCGAACATCGTCGCGATCGTCATCTTCTTCTCGGTCGCCGTCGCGGTCGCCTCGGTCGTCGATCTCGCGGCCCGCCGCACCCACCAGGCGGCCCGCCTGCGCGCCGAGTCGGAGATCCTCTCCTTCCTGGCGGGGGACGTGCTGCGGGGCGAGACGACGCTCGACGCCCTCCTCGACCGCGTCCGCGAGACCTTCGCGATGCACTCCGTGGCCCTCCTGGAGCGCGAGGGCGACCGCGAGCCGTGGACCCCGGCCGGGAGCGTCGGCCCGCAGCCCGCCGCGCGCCCCGAGGACGCCGACGTGGACATGCCCGTCGGCGACCACATGGCGCTCGCGCTGTCCGGGCGCGTCCTGCCCGCCGCCGACCGCCGGGTCCTCGCCGCCTTCGCCGCGCAGTCGGCCGTCGTCCTGGACCGCGAGCGCCTTCAGCGGCAGGCCCGCCAGGCCCGCACCCTCGCCGAGGGCAACCGCATCCGCACCGCGCTGCTCGCCGCCGTGAGCCACGACCTGCGCACCCCGCTCGCCGCGATCAAGGCGGCGGTGACCTCGCTGCGCGCCGAGGACGTCGCGTGGTCCGAGGAGGACCGCGACGCCCTCCAGGAGGCCATCGAGAACGGCGCCGACCGGCTCGACCACCTCGTCGGCAACCTCCTCGACATGTCCCGCCTCCAGACGGGCACCGTGACCCCGCTCATCCGCGAGATCGACCTCGACGAGGTCGTGCCGATGGCCCTCGGCGGCCTCCCTCCCGACGCGCTCGTGGACCTCGACGTGCCCGAGACGCTGCCGATGGTCGCCGTCGACGCGGGGCTCCTGGAGCGCGCGGTCGGCAACGTCGTCGAGAACGCCGTCAAGTACAGCCCGTCCCGCACCCCCGTCCTCGTCGCCGCGAGCACCCTCGGCGAGCGCGTCGAACTCCGCGTCGTCGACCGCGGGCCGGGCGTCCCCGACGAGGCCAAGGACCGCATCTTCGAGCCCTTCCAGCGCCACGGGGACGCCCCGCGCGGCTCCGGCGTGGGCCTCGGCCTCGCCGTCGCGCGCGGCTTCACCGAGGCCCTGGGCGGCACGCTCTCCGCCGAGGACACCCCCGGCGGCGGCCTCACGATGGTCCTCACCCTCCCGGTGGCGCGGCGCCGCCCGAAGGAGAACAGTGCCGAAGCGGCCGACGAGGGCTCCGGCCCGCCGGAGGACCGCCCCGGTCCCGTACCGCCCGAGGACGACCCCCCGCGCGCCGCGCGACCCCAGCCCTCCTCCCCCGACAGGCCCGACAGAAAGGCAGCTCGTTCATGA